One region of Triticum aestivum cultivar Chinese Spring chromosome 6B, IWGSC CS RefSeq v2.1, whole genome shotgun sequence genomic DNA includes:
- the LOC123140009 gene encoding uncharacterized protein → MLHMDQNAPAAFFIGPDGVEIDHLNPATNMRTARAVLPDGQVLNIRDPELWAVFDQFFDPAIHDNIFARSRTHIHPALRNYDVIAYPAGMVPRVASFVDPKGNRLAHDSHPQSDSRLHLPDGRFVHVCDPYIWVIFDEHLSPNLRPIIQGFQHVQYRGPPISLNSARAHAPVAYPKHENTNTWIDVRPRRRGRAANVVGNGLGQAGGAA, encoded by the exons ATGCTCCACATGGACCAGAACGCCCCTGCCGCTTTCTTCATTGGACCGGATGGGGTTGAGATCGATCACCTCAACCCGGCAACCAACATGAGGACGGCCCGTGCAGTACTCCCCGATGGGCAGGTGCTCAACATCCGCGACCCGGAGCTCTGGGCTGTTTTTGACCAGTTCTTTGATCCAGCCATTCATGACAACATTTTTGCGCGCAGCAGGACCCACATCCACCCTGCCCTTC GTAATTATGATGTCATTGCCTACCCTGCTGGGATGGTCCCGCGGGTCGCTTCCTTTGTTGATCCCAAAGGTAATCGTCTCGCGCACGATTCCCATCCCCAGTCAGATTCCAGGTTGCACCTACCAGATGGGAGGTTTGTTCACGTCTGTGATCCATACATATGGGTCATCTTTGATGAGCACCTAAGCCCGAATCTGCGTCCAATCATTCAGG GGTTTCAGCATGTCCAATACCGTGGCCCCCCTATCTCGCTCAACAGTGCACGAGCCCATGCCCCCGTCGCATATCCAAAGCA TGAAAATACAAACACTTGGATTGATGTTCGTCCACGCCGCCGCGGCCGGGCTGCTAATGTGGTGGGCAATGGTTTGGGACAGGCTGGCGGGGCTGCTTAG